Sequence from the Deinococcus sedimenti genome:
CCGCCCAGCGGCAGAACGTGCAAAAAGCGGCGCGGTCTGTCACATGCTGCGTGACAGACCGCGCGCCCTGAGGCGACTCAGCGGCGCGTGTACGCCACCACCTGTTTGTCGAAGGCACCGATCAGCATGATCACGCCCAACACCGTGAACAGCGGCGGGATCAGCAGACTGAACACCCCGAGAACCATGCTCGATACGCGTCCCCAGTTGCGCCCTTCCAGCACCGCGCGCCGGGTGTAATACACCCACAGGATCTGGAACATGGTCAGCACGAACGAGATCCACAGCGCCGCCTGGATCTGCGCGGGGGTCACGGTCAGTTCGGGAATACCCATCTGCCGGACCATCTCGGTGGTCGTCTCGGTCAGGGTCGGTCCGGCGAACGGCAGGAACAGCAGGGTGATCGCCGAATAGACCAAGTTGATCATGAGCGGCACGGTCAGGAAACCGATCCGGGGTGGCAGCGGCCCGCTCGGGGCGGCGGGGTTGGGGGTGGGCACCGTCATGCACGCAGCTTAGCGCGGCCCTCCCCGATCCTGCCTGAAGCGAAAAAAGAGGAAGCCCCACTGCGGGGGCTCCCTCCGGCGTCACCCCGGAGCGGGGCGAGGCGGGTTTACTTCTTCATCAGCTGCTGGGCGATGTTGTTGGGCAGCTGGGTGTAGTGGTCGAAGAACATGGAGTAGCTGGCGCGGCCCTGCGTCTTGGAACGCATGTCGGTCGCGTAGCCGAACATCTCGCTCAGGGGCACGAAGGCCTTCACGATCTGCGCGTTGCCGCGGGCTTCCATGCCCTGGATCTGGCCACGGCGGCTGTTCAGGTCGCCGATGATGTCACCCATGTAGTCCTCGGGGGTGGTGACCTCGACGCGCATGACGGGTTCCAGGATGGCGGGGCTGCCCTTCTGGACGGCTTCCTTCAGACCCATCGAACCGGCGATCTTGAACGCCATTTCGCTGGAGTCGACTTCGTGGTAGCTGCCGTCGTAGATGGTGACTTTCAGGTCGACCACGGGGAAGCCCAGCATGGGGCCGCTCTGCATGGCTTCCTCGATGCCCTTCTGGGCCGGCCCGATGTACTCCTTGGGCACGGTGCCGCCGACGACGGCGTTCTCGAAGACGAAGCCCGCGCCGGGTTCCAGGGGCTCGACGCGCAGTTTGACGTGACCGTACTGACCGCGACCACCGGACTGGCGGGCGAACTTGCTGTCCACCTCAACCTGCTTGGTGATGGTTTCACGGTAGGCCACCTGGGGCGCGCCGACGTTCGCGTCGACCTTGTACTCGCGCTTCAGGCGGTCCACCAGGATCTCCAAGTGAAGTTCGCCCATCCCGGCGATGGTGGTCTGGCCGCTTTCCTGGTCGGTTTCGACCTTGAAGGTGGGATCCTCTTCGGCGAGCTTCTGCAGGCCGATGCCCATCTTCTCCTGGTCAGCCTTGGTCTTGGGCTCGATGGCGAGCTTGATGACGGGCTCGGGCACGTCGATGCTTTCCAGCAGGACCTTGTCGTCGCCGTCGCCGATCAGGGTGTTGCCGGTGCCGGCGTCCTTCAGGCCGATCACGGCGCCGAGTTCCCCGGCCTTCAGTTCGGTGACTTCCTCGCGGCTGTTGGCGTGCATCTTCAGCAGACGGCCGACGCGCTCGCGCTTCTCCTTGCTGGCGTTGTACACGTAGCTGCCGGACTGCAGGGTGCCCGAGTAGATGCGCACGAAGGTCAGGCGGCCCACATAGGGGTCAGCCATGATCTTGAACGCCAGCGCGGCCAGCTTGCCTTCGGGATCGGCGGGGAACTCGGTGGTGTCCTCGCTGTCCTCGATCTTGCCTTTGATGGCGGGCACTTCGAGGGGGCTGGGCAGGTAGTCGATGACGGCGTCGAGGAGCAGCTGCACGCCCTTGTTCTTCAGGGCGCTGCCGCAGAGAACGGGGAAGATGCGCTTCTCGATGGTGCCCTTGCGCAGGGCGGCCACGAGCTGCTCGACGCTGGGTTCCTCGCCTTCGAGGTACATCATCATCAGGTCTTCGTCGACTTCAGCGGCCGCTTCGATCAGCTGGGCGCGCATCTCGGCGACCTTGTCGAGGTACTCGGCCGGGATGTCGGTCTCCTCGATGTCGGTGCCCAGGTCGTTGGTGTAGAAGTGGGCGCGCTGACGCACGATGTCGATGATGCCCTTGAACTCGTTCTCGGCACCCATGGGGTACTGGACGGGCGCGGCGACGGCACCGAGGCGCTCCTTGATGTCGCTCAGCACGAGCTCGAAGCTGGCGCCGGTCTTGTCCATCTTGTTGCTGAACGCGATGCGGGGCACGCCGTAGCGGTCGGCCTGACGCCACACGGTCTCACTCTGGGGCTCCACGCCCTGGCTGCTGTCGAACACGGCGACGGCGCCGTCGAGCACGCGCATGGAACGCTCCACTTCGATCGTGAAGTCCACGTGACCGGGGGTGTCGATGATGTTCACGACGTATTCCTGGTCGGTGCCGCTGCGCTTCCACTTGGCGGTCGTGGCGGCCGCCGTGATGGTGATGCCGCGCTCGCGCTCCTGCTCCATCCAGTCCATGGTCGCGGCGCCATCGTGCACTTCACCGATGTTGTGCGTACGGCCGGTGTAGTACAGGATGCGCTCGGTGGTGGTGGTCTTACCGGCGTCGATGTGCGCGGCAATCCCGATGTTACGGAAGTGGGTGAGGTACTGCTGGGCTTTGGTGGTCATAAGACTCCCTATTGTGGTGGGTGACGTGTCTCGTCACCGTCAGATGCGCTGGATTTCGCTTCACGCGACATGGACGGCAGGGCGAACCTACCGTCCGGTGATCGCGGCTTGCCGGGTGTATCCGGGCCGCACCGTTCATTCCATTCCGCCGCCAGTCGGACAATGCACCGACTGGCGGCTTCACTTCACGAACGGTGCGGTCGTCCCTGCTCGCTCCGCTCGGGTTGGGTGGCCCCTGGGGGGCCACCCACCGGGGATTACCAGCGGTAGTGCGCGTAGGCGCGGTTGGCTTCCGCCATGCGCTCCACGTCGTCTTTCTTCTTGATGGCGCCGCCACGGCCCTGGGCGGCGTCCATGATCTCGCCGGCGAGACGCTCGACGGCGGTGCGCTCGGGACGGCTGTCCACGGCGCTGATCAGCCAGCGCAGGGTCAGGCTCTGCTTGCGGCGCTCGCTGGGCTCGACGGGCACCTGGTAGGTGCTGCCACCGACGCGGCGGCTGCGGACTTCCACGCGGGGTTTGACGTTGTCGTACGCCTGGCGGAAGATCTTCAGGGACTCCTGGCCGGTGCGTTCCTGCACGAGCTTCATGGCTCCGTAGAAGATGCGGCTGGCGAGGTTCTTCTTACCATCACGCATGATGCGGTTGATCAAAGCGCTCACCAGAACGTCCTGGTAGACCAGGTCGGGCTGGATGACGCGCACTTCAGCTTGGCGGCGACGTGCCATGGTTGACTCCCTTGAGGCTCGGTCCCCACGCGTGGTGGGGTGAGCGCGCGCACTTCAGGCGCGAATATGCTGCTTCATTGGCATCACCCCTGTGGGGGATGGGT
This genomic interval carries:
- the fusA gene encoding elongation factor G, which translates into the protein MTTKAQQYLTHFRNIGIAAHIDAGKTTTTERILYYTGRTHNIGEVHDGAATMDWMEQERERGITITAAATTAKWKRSGTDQEYVVNIIDTPGHVDFTIEVERSMRVLDGAVAVFDSSQGVEPQSETVWRQADRYGVPRIAFSNKMDKTGASFELVLSDIKERLGAVAAPVQYPMGAENEFKGIIDIVRQRAHFYTNDLGTDIEETDIPAEYLDKVAEMRAQLIEAAAEVDEDLMMMYLEGEEPSVEQLVAALRKGTIEKRIFPVLCGSALKNKGVQLLLDAVIDYLPSPLEVPAIKGKIEDSEDTTEFPADPEGKLAALAFKIMADPYVGRLTFVRIYSGTLQSGSYVYNASKEKRERVGRLLKMHANSREEVTELKAGELGAVIGLKDAGTGNTLIGDGDDKVLLESIDVPEPVIKLAIEPKTKADQEKMGIGLQKLAEEDPTFKVETDQESGQTTIAGMGELHLEILVDRLKREYKVDANVGAPQVAYRETITKQVEVDSKFARQSGGRGQYGHVKLRVEPLEPGAGFVFENAVVGGTVPKEYIGPAQKGIEEAMQSGPMLGFPVVDLKVTIYDGSYHEVDSSEMAFKIAGSMGLKEAVQKGSPAILEPVMRVEVTTPEDYMGDIIGDLNSRRGQIQGMEARGNAQIVKAFVPLSEMFGYATDMRSKTQGRASYSMFFDHYTQLPNNIAQQLMKK
- the rpsG gene encoding 30S ribosomal protein S7, with amino-acid sequence MARRRQAEVRVIQPDLVYQDVLVSALINRIMRDGKKNLASRIFYGAMKLVQERTGQESLKIFRQAYDNVKPRVEVRSRRVGGSTYQVPVEPSERRKQSLTLRWLISAVDSRPERTAVERLAGEIMDAAQGRGGAIKKKDDVERMAEANRAYAHYRW